In one Pseudodesulfovibrio tunisiensis genomic region, the following are encoded:
- a CDS encoding exopolyphosphatase, which yields MRLVTRSDFDGLVCATLLKQIGVIDDYLFAHPKDLQDGKVEVTDKDVLANVPYVPGCGLWFDHHTSEQDRLGSDLEFSGMSKPLPSCARVIWEYYGADKFPDTFIPMLEAVDKVDSATLTAEEIVNPEAWILLGYIMDPRTGLGRFKDYRISNYQLMLDMIEYCRSMSADEILLQPDVKERVDRYLEHRDAFRTMLESHSTEHGNAVVLDLRDVDTIYCGNRFMIYTLYPKCNVSIRVIWGFKKQNVVFTVGHSILNRTSKTDVGRLMLEFGGGGHKAVGTCQVPESRVSETLKLIVDRINADG from the coding sequence ATGAGGCTGGTAACCCGCTCCGACTTTGACGGTCTGGTCTGCGCAACCCTGCTCAAACAGATCGGCGTGATCGACGACTACCTCTTCGCCCACCCCAAGGACCTGCAGGACGGCAAGGTGGAAGTCACGGACAAGGACGTGCTTGCCAATGTTCCGTACGTGCCGGGATGCGGACTCTGGTTCGACCACCACACCAGCGAACAGGACAGGCTCGGCTCGGATCTGGAGTTCTCGGGCATGAGCAAACCGCTGCCCAGTTGCGCCCGGGTCATCTGGGAATACTATGGAGCGGACAAATTCCCGGACACCTTCATCCCCATGCTGGAAGCCGTGGACAAGGTGGACTCGGCAACCCTCACGGCCGAGGAAATCGTGAATCCCGAGGCCTGGATTCTGCTGGGCTACATCATGGACCCCAGAACCGGGCTGGGAAGATTCAAGGACTACCGCATCAGCAACTACCAGCTCATGCTGGACATGATCGAATACTGCCGCTCCATGAGCGCGGATGAAATCCTGCTCCAACCGGATGTCAAGGAACGCGTCGACAGATATCTGGAACATCGGGACGCATTCCGCACCATGCTCGAAAGTCATTCGACCGAACACGGCAATGCCGTTGTGCTCGACCTGCGCGACGTGGACACCATCTATTGCGGCAACCGTTTCATGATCTACACCCTGTATCCGAAGTGCAACGTCAGCATTCGCGTGATCTGGGGATTCAAGAAACAGAACGTGGTCTTCACCGTGGGACATTCCATCCTGAACCGGACCAGCAAAACGGATGTGGGAAGATTGATGCTGGAATTCGGCGGAGGCGGACACAAGGCCGTGGGCACCTGTCAGGTGCCGGAAAGCCGCGTGTCCGAAACTCTGAAACTCATAGTCGACCGCATCAATGCGGACGGCTGA
- a CDS encoding biotin--[acetyl-CoA-carboxylase] ligase — protein MIPQGIFLLKNGIENMADPLDLAGLSAMHPSWEAAAATLEPGKEIADCGMSLTRCGRNDDSLVIVGPCQSTMDVGWELDRLSGLSDWSGVLAPDQQQGRGQLRRAWVSPPGNLHVTLCWPTLPEKGPWAKAMPDLLSIVAGWVICESFVALGAPVEMKWPNDLMQAGKKVGGMLIEEKKGRILLGLGVNLAFSPPEDLMRRNFAAQAGKMVFPLRPESPLALCRTLVGGARQKCVRCFA, from the coding sequence ATGATTCCACAAGGAATTTTTCTGCTGAAAAACGGCATTGAAAACATGGCCGATCCCCTTGATCTCGCCGGACTTTCCGCGATGCATCCCTCATGGGAAGCGGCTGCAGCCACTCTTGAGCCCGGCAAGGAAATTGCCGACTGCGGCATGTCTCTGACCCGTTGCGGACGGAATGACGATTCACTGGTGATCGTGGGCCCTTGTCAATCCACCATGGATGTCGGGTGGGAACTTGATCGGTTGTCGGGGTTGTCCGACTGGTCGGGCGTGCTTGCCCCGGATCAGCAACAGGGCAGGGGGCAGCTTCGTCGGGCATGGGTCTCGCCGCCGGGCAACCTGCACGTCACGCTGTGCTGGCCCACTCTCCCGGAGAAAGGCCCCTGGGCAAAGGCCATGCCCGACCTTCTGTCCATTGTTGCGGGCTGGGTGATTTGCGAGAGTTTCGTTGCCTTGGGGGCCCCTGTGGAAATGAAGTGGCCCAATGATCTCATGCAGGCCGGGAAAAAAGTTGGCGGAATGCTTATCGAAGAAAAAAAGGGGCGAATTCTGCTCGGGCTGGGTGTGAATTTGGCTTTTTCGCCGCCGGAAGACCTCATGAGGCGAAATTTTGCGGCGCAAGCTGGCAAAATGGTATTTCCCCTACGCCCGGAAAGCCCGCTGGCTCTGTGTCGAACGCTTGTGGGGGGGGCACGCCAAAAATGTGTACGCTGTTTTGCTTGA
- a CDS encoding HD domain-containing protein yields MNIYLAGGAVRDILLGRRVSDRDYLVTGIDKDSFAKTFPQAREVGVAFPVFLVEGLEFSFPRAASLEKEVKARDLTVNAMLVDDEGELFCHPDALDDLHARLLRPTSRQAFHDDPLRVFRAARFWAKLPEFQPTDELVGLMREVAESGALKDIAPDRIGQETRKALRARMPGNYLRLLGRTGCLSPWYEELANADGIPAGPPPYHDADVLEHTCRVMDYLSGDEIQVWMGLTHDIGKCLTPEDQWPHHFGHDMAGEAPAEALGRRIRLPNLFIEAGAKAARWHMNASRYDELKPGTRVDMLMALNHGDLVEPMFALVRADNDQDHGRRPERDLRTILGVRLAPEDCNQGEASGIKLRQLRAKALKDRDIRRGHK; encoded by the coding sequence ATGAATATTTATCTGGCTGGCGGTGCGGTCCGCGACATACTTCTGGGCCGCAGAGTGTCGGACCGGGACTATCTGGTCACCGGCATTGACAAGGATTCCTTTGCAAAGACATTTCCTCAAGCCCGGGAAGTGGGAGTCGCGTTTCCGGTTTTTCTTGTGGAAGGTCTGGAATTCTCGTTTCCACGCGCCGCATCTCTTGAAAAGGAAGTAAAAGCTCGCGACCTGACTGTCAACGCAATGCTTGTGGATGACGAGGGAGAGCTGTTCTGCCACCCGGACGCACTGGACGATCTCCATGCGCGGCTGCTCCGTCCGACATCCCGCCAAGCCTTTCACGACGACCCCCTGCGCGTGTTCCGCGCCGCCCGATTCTGGGCCAAGTTGCCGGAATTCCAGCCGACAGACGAACTCGTCGGCCTGATGCGCGAGGTCGCCGAATCCGGTGCGCTGAAAGACATCGCCCCGGACCGCATCGGTCAGGAAACCCGCAAGGCCCTGCGAGCCAGGATGCCCGGAAACTACCTGCGGCTGCTGGGCCGCACAGGCTGTCTGTCCCCCTGGTACGAAGAGCTTGCCAATGCAGACGGCATACCGGCCGGACCACCGCCCTATCATGACGCGGACGTACTGGAACATACCTGCCGGGTCATGGACTACCTGTCCGGTGACGAGATTCAGGTCTGGATGGGCCTGACACACGACATCGGCAAATGCCTGACTCCGGAAGATCAATGGCCGCATCATTTCGGGCACGACATGGCAGGGGAAGCTCCGGCGGAAGCACTGGGCAGACGCATCCGCCTGCCGAACCTGTTCATCGAGGCCGGAGCCAAGGCGGCCCGCTGGCACATGAATGCCTCGCGCTATGACGAACTCAAGCCCGGTACCCGGGTGGACATGCTCATGGCCCTGAATCACGGCGATCTGGTGGAGCCGATGTTCGCCCTTGTCCGGGCGGACAACGATCAGGATCACGGCCGCCGACCGGAACGCGACCTGCGCACCATACTCGGGGTTCGGCTTGCGCCCGAGGACTGCAATCAGGGCGAAGCGTCGGGCATCAAGCTCCGCCAGCTTCGTGCCAAGGCGCTCAAGGATCGCGACATTCGTCGCGGCCACAAATAA
- a CDS encoding response regulator: MTKPKLLIVDDDERFCLLMTTRLKTHANCISTTDGKEALLLFEHHLREGQPFHAVLMDIEMPDMDGHQVVQQMRKIERSNGVDPLHSFKLVMLTAHSDVKNVSKSFFRNGADAYVPKAEADSSLLEKLREIGITTQ, encoded by the coding sequence GTGACAAAACCGAAGCTGTTGATCGTCGACGACGACGAACGGTTCTGTCTGCTCATGACCACCAGACTGAAAACGCATGCCAACTGCATCTCCACCACGGATGGCAAGGAAGCGCTCCTGCTGTTCGAACATCACCTGCGCGAAGGGCAACCCTTTCATGCCGTACTCATGGATATTGAAATGCCCGACATGGACGGGCATCAGGTCGTGCAGCAGATGCGGAAAATCGAAAGAAGCAACGGGGTCGACCCGCTGCATTCATTCAAACTCGTCATGCTGACGGCGCACAGCGACGTGAAGAACGTCAGCAAATCCTTTTTCCGCAACGGCGCGGACGCCTATGTTCCCAAGGCGGAAGCCGACAGCAGTCTGCTGGAAAAACTGCGGGAAATCGGAATTACCACGCAATAA